A part of Desulfovibrio legallii genomic DNA contains:
- a CDS encoding MlaD family protein, with product MSKPVSKTAVGAFVLCALALFVLSVLWLGGSRLFSNDMEYVLYFDGSVSGLSTGAPVVFRGVPMGSVTRINLVANARDSNVTIPVYIRIDERSFVLAKNAGAPADGFHEEIIRRMVQRGMRARLQLQSLITGQYRIELDFYPGSPANFRSSTPEMEIPTIPSPMDTLQSTIQRLPLEQMTASLDTILQNLARALDQNRLERGLTAFADTFEELRDLLRKSPMRAHAEQILQSMDTASGAMERELPATLLSFRQAMENMAVAAQQLRAATASAQGVLGRDSPAMADLRRMLKEGSDAARALRALAEMLERNPEALLKGRQGRH from the coding sequence ATGAGCAAACCTGTTTCCAAAACCGCCGTGGGGGCCTTCGTGCTCTGCGCGCTGGCCCTATTTGTGCTGAGCGTCCTCTGGCTGGGCGGCAGCCGTCTGTTCAGCAACGACATGGAATATGTGCTCTATTTTGACGGCTCGGTGAGCGGCCTTTCTACCGGCGCTCCCGTGGTCTTCCGCGGCGTGCCCATGGGCAGCGTCACGCGCATCAACCTGGTGGCCAACGCGCGCGATTCCAACGTCACCATCCCGGTCTACATCCGCATCGACGAACGCAGCTTCGTGCTGGCCAAAAACGCCGGCGCGCCCGCGGACGGCTTTCATGAGGAAATCATCCGCCGCATGGTCCAGCGGGGCATGCGGGCGCGGCTGCAGCTGCAGAGCCTGATCACCGGGCAGTACCGCATTGAGCTGGATTTTTACCCCGGCAGCCCGGCCAACTTCAGATCCTCCACGCCGGAGATGGAAATTCCCACCATTCCCTCGCCCATGGATACGCTCCAGAGCACCATCCAGCGTCTGCCCCTGGAGCAGATGACCGCCTCGCTGGACACCATTCTGCAGAACCTGGCCCGCGCCTTGGACCAGAACCGCCTGGAACGGGGTCTGACCGCCTTTGCCGATACCTTTGAAGAGCTGCGCGACCTGCTGCGCAAAAGCCCCATGCGCGCGCACGCGGAGCAGATTCTGCAAAGCATGGATACGGCCAGCGGCGCTATGGAGCGCGAGCTGCCGGCCACCCTGCTCTCCTTCCGCCAGGCCATGGAGAACATGGCCGTGGCGGCCCAGCAGCTGCGCGCGGCCACGGCTTCGGCCCAGGGCGTGCTGGGGCGGGATTCGCCCGCCATGGCCGACCTGCGCCGCATGCTCAAGGAAGGTTCGGACGCCGCGCGCGCTCTGCGCGCCCTGGCCGAAATGCTGGAACGCAACCCTGAAGCCCTGCTCAAAGGCAGGCAAGGAAGACACTGA
- a CDS encoding MlaE family ABC transporter permease codes for METSAQVTVAVQGPLLRVSVGGRWNMEAPWPQAAQDALRQAADQRVARLEVANAALGQWDSSLLVFLVQLLRTAHTRGLTVRTELPEGLERLLHLAFAVPAKEGAGKTTQRRGLLAALGDSVLALPPKIEDFLDFLGDVTLAVGRLFVGRANMRPQDLLTAMYECGVLALPIISLTSLLFGLILAFVGAVQLTQFGAQIYVAGLVGIGMLRVMGAIMVGVVMSGRVGAAYAALIGTMQVNEEVDALAALGFSPVDFLVLPRVLALTLMIPLLTLYADLMGVLGGFAVGTLMLDLNPMEYANATVQMVPFKHVLIGLVYGTVFGIIVALAGCYQGLRCGRSAQAVGRATTTAVVHAIVGIIVATSIITVICNVLQV; via the coding sequence ATGGAAACAAGTGCGCAAGTGACCGTCGCCGTGCAGGGGCCGCTGCTCCGCGTGAGCGTGGGCGGCCGCTGGAACATGGAAGCCCCCTGGCCCCAGGCGGCCCAGGACGCCCTGCGCCAGGCCGCGGACCAGCGCGTGGCCCGGCTGGAGGTGGCGAATGCGGCCCTGGGCCAGTGGGACAGCAGCCTGCTGGTCTTTCTGGTGCAGCTGCTCAGGACGGCCCACACCCGTGGGCTGACCGTGCGCACGGAGCTGCCAGAAGGTCTGGAGCGGCTGCTGCACCTGGCTTTTGCCGTGCCGGCCAAAGAAGGCGCGGGCAAAACCACCCAACGCCGGGGCCTCTTGGCCGCTTTGGGCGACAGTGTGCTGGCGCTGCCGCCAAAAATTGAAGATTTCCTTGATTTTCTTGGCGACGTTACCCTGGCAGTGGGGCGGCTTTTTGTGGGCCGGGCCAACATGCGGCCGCAGGATCTGCTGACGGCCATGTACGAATGCGGGGTGCTGGCCCTGCCCATCATCTCCCTGACCAGCCTGCTGTTCGGCCTGATCCTGGCCTTTGTGGGCGCTGTGCAGCTTACCCAGTTCGGCGCGCAGATCTATGTGGCCGGGCTGGTGGGCATAGGCATGCTGCGGGTTATGGGCGCGATCATGGTGGGGGTGGTCATGTCCGGCCGGGTGGGCGCGGCCTACGCGGCCCTTATCGGCACCATGCAGGTTAACGAAGAAGTGGACGCCCTTGCCGCCCTGGGCTTTTCTCCGGTAGATTTTCTGGTGCTGCCCAGGGTGCTGGCCCTGACCCTCATGATTCCCCTGCTGACCCTCTACGCCGACCTTATGGGCGTGCTGGGCGGCTTTGCCGTGGGCACACTCATGCTGGATCTGAACCCCATGGAATACGCCAACGCCACAGTGCAGATGGTGCCTTTCAAGCATGTGCTCATCGGTCTGGTCTACGGCACGGTGTTCGGGATCATTGTGGCCCTGGCGGGCTGCTATCAGGGGCTGCGCTGCGGCCGCAGCGCCCAGGCCGTGGGCCGGGCCACCACCACGGCCGTGGTTCACGCCATTGTGGGCATTATCGTGGCCACATCCATCATTACCGTCATCTGCAACGTCCTTCAGGTCTGA
- a CDS encoding ABC transporter ATP-binding protein, translating to MHAPLASAAAAAPQDIPIRVHNLTVGYGSFVLMRDVSFDVRAGDIFFIMGGSGCGKSTLLRALMGLKRPQTGQVLYSGADFWNGTEVERRGIMRHTGVLFQGGALWSSMTLAENVGLPLQQYTSLGPAEIREQAALKLALTGLAGFEDYYPSEISGGMRKRAGLARALALDPAILFLDEPSAGLDPVSSRLLDDLILELRDSLGATFVIVSHELASIFAIASNSIFLDAQTRLVAAQGRPDLLAQDPATPESARLFLTRGAARAADPEDAKAPAAKDKDSAP from the coding sequence ATGCACGCGCCTCTTGCTTCCGCCGCTGCCGCCGCCCCGCAGGACATCCCCATCCGGGTGCACAATCTTACTGTAGGCTACGGCTCCTTTGTGCTTATGCGCGACGTGAGCTTTGACGTGCGCGCCGGGGACATTTTTTTCATCATGGGCGGTTCCGGCTGCGGCAAAAGCACCCTGCTGCGGGCCCTTATGGGCCTGAAGCGCCCCCAGACCGGACAGGTGCTGTACAGCGGCGCGGATTTCTGGAACGGTACGGAGGTTGAGCGCCGCGGCATCATGCGCCACACTGGCGTGCTGTTTCAGGGCGGCGCGCTGTGGAGCTCCATGACGCTGGCGGAAAACGTGGGCCTGCCCCTGCAGCAGTACACCAGCCTCGGCCCGGCGGAAATCCGGGAACAGGCCGCGCTCAAGCTGGCCCTGACCGGGCTGGCCGGCTTTGAGGACTATTACCCCTCGGAGATCAGCGGCGGCATGCGCAAGCGGGCAGGCCTTGCCCGCGCCCTGGCTCTGGACCCGGCCATTCTGTTTCTGGACGAACCCTCGGCCGGGCTGGACCCGGTGAGCTCCCGCCTGCTGGACGACCTCATCCTGGAGCTGCGGGACAGCCTGGGAGCCACGTTTGTCATTGTTTCGCACGAGCTGGCCAGCATTTTCGCCATTGCCAGCAACAGCATTTTTCTGGACGCCCAAACCCGGCTGGTGGCCGCTCAGGGGCGTCCTGACCTGCTGGCGCAGGACCCGGCCACCCCGGAGAGCGCCCGCCTGTTTCTGACCCGGGGCGCGGCCCGCGCCGCCGACCCGGAAGACGCCAAGGCCCCTGCGGCCAAGGACAAGGATTCCGCCCCATGA
- a CDS encoding SLC13 family permease, with protein MLLKTSDLTPGLLAKWAFSLVLPLAAYYLLPHDGSLTPPMLAFLAVTLWAVCAWALDTLNDVAVGILLPILYVLLCGVPQKVVFAPWLSDVAIIVIGGFTLGKIIQATNLGKRIALTCVKLTGGSFAGALAGITLGAVIVAPLVPSIMGKAAIFCAVALALCDALDFKPKSREATAIVLGTCLAVGSTKLAYLTGAGDLVMGMGLADKVMGTHTSWMEYAKFNFPPAMLYTAMSLGIVLLVLRTSVNKEKLHAIVCQQHQALGVMTDEQKRALILLCVTLILLATDKLHHLSAGTVLVLIMSAAFLPGVSLMDGKRLASVNFAPLFFVMGCMAIGAAGGYLKVTHWLAGLVLPLFSETGTTLAGLCSYAVGVAVNFLLMPLAATSTLSTPITELGMQMGIDPRLLYFSFQYGLDNLIFPYEYALYLYFFSSGYINFKDMVLVMALRIFLAGAFVAFIAMPYWRMLG; from the coding sequence ATGCTGCTCAAAACTTCGGACCTGACCCCCGGGCTGCTGGCCAAGTGGGCGTTTTCTCTGGTTCTGCCCCTGGCGGCGTATTATTTGCTGCCGCACGATGGCAGCCTGACGCCGCCCATGCTGGCCTTTCTGGCCGTAACCCTCTGGGCTGTCTGCGCCTGGGCGCTGGATACGCTGAATGACGTGGCCGTGGGCATCTTGCTGCCCATCCTCTACGTCCTGCTCTGCGGCGTGCCCCAGAAGGTGGTCTTCGCCCCCTGGCTTTCGGATGTGGCCATTATCGTCATCGGCGGCTTTACCCTTGGCAAAATCATTCAGGCCACGAACCTTGGCAAGCGCATCGCCCTGACCTGCGTCAAGCTCACCGGCGGCAGCTTTGCCGGGGCGCTGGCGGGCATTACCCTGGGCGCGGTCATCGTAGCCCCGCTGGTGCCCTCCATTATGGGCAAGGCCGCCATTTTCTGCGCCGTGGCCCTGGCCCTGTGCGACGCCCTGGACTTCAAGCCCAAAAGCCGGGAAGCCACGGCCATTGTGCTGGGCACCTGCCTGGCCGTGGGCTCCACCAAGCTGGCCTACCTCACCGGCGCGGGCGACCTGGTCATGGGCATGGGCCTGGCGGACAAGGTGATGGGCACCCACACCAGCTGGATGGAATACGCCAAATTCAATTTCCCGCCGGCCATGCTCTACACGGCCATGTCCCTGGGCATCGTGCTGCTGGTGCTGCGCACCTCGGTGAATAAGGAAAAACTGCACGCCATTGTCTGCCAGCAGCACCAGGCGCTGGGCGTTATGACAGACGAGCAGAAGCGCGCGCTGATCCTGCTCTGCGTCACCCTGATCCTGCTCGCCACGGACAAGCTGCACCACCTCAGCGCCGGCACGGTGCTGGTGCTCATCATGTCCGCCGCCTTCCTGCCCGGCGTCAGCCTTATGGACGGCAAGCGCCTGGCCTCCGTCAACTTTGCGCCGCTTTTCTTCGTTATGGGCTGCATGGCCATCGGCGCGGCCGGGGGCTACCTCAAAGTAACCCACTGGCTGGCCGGGCTGGTGCTGCCGCTGTTCAGCGAAACGGGCACCACCCTGGCCGGGCTTTGCTCCTACGCCGTGGGCGTGGCCGTCAACTTTCTGCTGATGCCGCTGGCGGCCACATCCACCCTTTCCACGCCCATCACCGAGCTGGGCATGCAGATGGGCATTGATCCGCGCCTTCTGTACTTTTCGTTCCAGTATGGCCTGGATAATCTCATCTTCCCCTATGAGTACGCATTGTACCTCTACTTCTTCAGCTCCGGCTACATCAATTTCAAAGATATGGTTCTGGTAATGGCGCTGCGCATTTTTCTGGCAGGAGCCTTTGTGGCCTTTATTGCCATGCCCTACTGGCGCATGCTGGGCTGA
- a CDS encoding Crp/Fnr family transcriptional regulator yields MRKKSEHGCSRGMAFKEMDNMNTPWRAVLHLGKRVAWPKGHRVQFGRALYFLECGKVRLTHQNLEGVEKILWYIQGGCLFGETPFFDPMPAESYFSCVTDCIAYEFTQDALKEISKNRPDLIINLLESMSRKLRILSNQASSLYLDNVLVRTCKFLAQRLQPGSDPLKAELGMSRQEMASLLGVHRISLYKVLRQQEESGMFGPFTRDSIIILQPEAFFKLVES; encoded by the coding sequence ATGCGAAAAAAATCTGAACACGGCTGTTCGCGCGGTATGGCCTTCAAAGAAATGGACAATATGAACACCCCCTGGCGTGCGGTGCTGCACCTGGGCAAGCGGGTGGCCTGGCCCAAGGGGCACCGCGTGCAGTTCGGGCGCGCGCTGTATTTTCTGGAATGTGGAAAAGTGCGCTTAACGCACCAGAATCTGGAGGGGGTGGAAAAAATCCTCTGGTATATTCAGGGCGGCTGCCTGTTCGGTGAAACGCCTTTTTTTGATCCCATGCCGGCGGAAAGCTATTTCTCCTGCGTTACGGACTGTATTGCCTATGAATTTACGCAGGACGCCCTGAAAGAAATCAGCAAAAACAGGCCGGATCTGATTATCAATCTACTGGAATCCATGTCGCGGAAGCTGCGGATACTGTCCAATCAGGCGTCTTCGCTGTATCTGGACAATGTGCTGGTGCGCACATGCAAGTTCCTGGCCCAGCGGCTGCAGCCGGGGTCGGACCCGCTTAAGGCGGAGCTGGGCATGTCGCGGCAGGAGATGGCCTCGTTGCTCGGCGTGCACCGCATTTCACTTTATAAGGTGCTGCGGCAACAGGAAGAAAGCGGGATGTTCGGTCCCTTTACCCGGGACAGCATCATTATTCTGCAGCCGGAGGCTTTTTTTAAACTTGTGGAGAGCTGA
- a CDS encoding HD domain-containing phosphohydrolase, with the protein MPFPDNKRFRVLLVDDAPENLRILSESLRDDYTIMFAKNGPDALRLARRQPPDLILLDVIMPGMDGYEVCRRLKGDAATRDIPIMFITAQNEETDEATGLSLGAQDYVIKPFRASLVRNRVANQLRYKRYRDHLNELVRERTRQLSLTQEATIIAMASLAEWRDTETGAHIRRTQSYVKALAEQLASLPRYADQLDADAIFWLYLSAPLHDVGKVAIADTVLHKPGPLTDEEYEAMKTHTVHGWAVLSAADQMLGENSFLRVASDIAYCHHERWDGKGYPRGLKGEEIPLAARLMSLADVYDALRSRRVYKAPMPHATAAAIIGDGKGSQFDPDVVDAFLAIQDRFEKIATQFNDA; encoded by the coding sequence ATGCCCTTCCCGGACAACAAGCGCTTTCGCGTGCTGCTGGTGGACGACGCGCCGGAAAACCTGCGCATCCTCAGCGAGAGCCTGCGCGACGACTACACCATCATGTTCGCCAAAAACGGGCCGGACGCCCTGCGCCTGGCCCGTCGTCAGCCGCCGGACCTTATCCTGCTGGACGTGATCATGCCCGGCATGGACGGTTATGAAGTCTGCCGCCGTCTTAAGGGGGACGCCGCCACCCGCGACATCCCCATCATGTTCATCACCGCCCAGAACGAAGAAACCGACGAGGCCACGGGGCTCTCCCTGGGCGCGCAGGACTACGTCATCAAGCCCTTCCGGGCCTCGCTGGTGCGCAACCGGGTGGCCAACCAGCTCAGGTACAAACGCTACCGCGACCACCTTAACGAGCTGGTGCGCGAACGCACCCGGCAGCTTTCCCTGACCCAGGAAGCCACCATCATCGCCATGGCAAGCCTGGCCGAATGGCGCGACACGGAGACGGGCGCGCACATCCGCCGCACGCAGAGCTACGTCAAAGCCCTGGCGGAACAACTGGCCAGCCTGCCCCGGTATGCGGACCAGCTCGACGCCGACGCCATTTTCTGGCTCTACCTTTCCGCGCCGCTGCACGACGTGGGCAAGGTGGCCATTGCGGACACGGTGCTGCACAAGCCCGGCCCCCTCACCGACGAAGAGTATGAGGCCATGAAGACCCATACCGTACACGGCTGGGCCGTGCTCTCCGCCGCGGACCAGATGCTGGGGGAAAATTCCTTTCTGCGCGTGGCCAGCGACATCGCCTACTGCCACCACGAACGCTGGGACGGCAAAGGCTATCCGCGCGGGCTCAAAGGGGAGGAAATCCCCCTTGCCGCCCGCCTCATGAGCCTTGCGGACGTTTACGACGCCCTGCGCAGCCGGCGCGTGTACAAAGCGCCCATGCCCCACGCGACCGCGGCGGCCATCATCGGGGACGGCAAGGGCAGCCAGTTCGACCCCGATGTGGTGGACGCCTTTCTGGCCATTCAGGACAGGTTTGAAAAAATTGCCACGCAGTTCAACGATGCCTGA
- a CDS encoding PqiC family protein: protein MPRLLPLALAALALLLCACGRSAPTRYYLLEAATPPASTAALPARTLRLAPVALPEYLDRNGIVTRGPGTQVTVAQFHIWAESLQAGVRRSVQGALAPALLPTGVAVLAPSDEDKSDYLLQLDLQRLDGSLAGTAALEARWTLRDRHDAVLDRGVYTAEEAVPGSGETGADYAALTAAESRLVRGLGAHLAERLPPLLRGRP, encoded by the coding sequence ATGCCACGCCTTCTGCCCCTTGCGCTTGCCGCACTGGCGCTTTTGCTCTGCGCCTGCGGGCGCAGCGCGCCCACCCGCTATTATCTGCTGGAAGCGGCCACGCCCCCGGCCAGCACGGCCGCCCTGCCCGCCCGCACCTTGCGCCTGGCCCCTGTGGCCCTGCCGGAATACCTGGACCGCAACGGCATCGTTACCCGCGGCCCCGGCACGCAGGTTACCGTGGCCCAATTCCACATCTGGGCCGAATCGCTGCAGGCGGGCGTGCGCCGCAGCGTGCAGGGCGCGCTGGCCCCGGCCCTGCTGCCGACGGGTGTCGCCGTACTGGCCCCTTCCGACGAGGACAAAAGCGACTACCTCCTGCAGCTGGATCTCCAGCGCCTGGACGGCAGTCTTGCGGGCACGGCCGCGCTGGAGGCGCGCTGGACCCTGCGCGACCGGCACGACGCTGTGCTGGACCGGGGCGTGTATACGGCGGAAGAAGCCGTGCCCGGCAGCGGCGAGACGGGCGCGGACTACGCGGCCCTAACCGCCGCCGAAAGCCGCCTGGTGCGCGGCCTGGGGGCGCATCTGGCCGAGCGGCTGCCGCCGCTGTTGCGGGGCCGGCCGTAA
- a CDS encoding aryl-sulfate sulfotransferase: MGHPTIYPTGVTLFKPEKCWGGYTIFQAQEIGAVLMDMNGREVNVWKGVHGMPNKILPGGYLVTSRGRRSGKYSVQDGLDVVQVDWDGNIVWKFDQNEFIEDPGIPGRWMARYHHDFQREGNPVGYYAPGMEPKALEGKTLVLAHRNVRNSAISDKQLLDDLILEVDWNGDILWEWSCNEHFNEMGFREGPKNTLCRNPNYRPTQPEGMGDWMHINSMSVLGPNKWYDAGDERFHPDNIIVDGRETNIIFIISKKTGKITWKIGPDYDTTPELKAIGWIIGQHHAHMVPHGLPGAGNILVFDNGGWGGYDVPNPGAPTGVKAALRDHSRVLEIDPVSLKIVWQYTPKEAGFLEPMDSSRFYSPFISGMQRLPNGNTLITEGSDGRVFEVTADHEIVWEFISPYWGKHVPMNMTYRAYRVPYEWVPQAQKPAETPIAPLDVTTFRVPGAAAAGDRAKEVSVEGCQPYEGSNALCVASVEDPKD; the protein is encoded by the coding sequence ATGGGCCATCCGACAATCTATCCTACTGGTGTTACACTTTTCAAACCGGAAAAGTGCTGGGGCGGCTACACCATATTTCAGGCGCAGGAGATCGGCGCTGTACTTATGGATATGAACGGCCGTGAAGTAAACGTCTGGAAGGGCGTGCACGGCATGCCCAATAAAATCCTTCCCGGCGGCTATCTTGTCACGAGCCGCGGCCGCCGCAGCGGCAAATACAGTGTGCAGGATGGCCTTGACGTTGTCCAGGTGGATTGGGACGGCAATATTGTCTGGAAATTCGACCAAAACGAATTTATTGAGGATCCCGGCATCCCCGGCCGCTGGATGGCCCGCTATCACCACGATTTTCAGCGTGAAGGCAACCCCGTGGGCTACTACGCGCCCGGCATGGAGCCCAAGGCGCTGGAAGGCAAAACCCTGGTCCTTGCCCACCGCAATGTGCGCAATAGCGCAATCAGCGACAAGCAGCTCCTGGACGATCTGATCCTGGAAGTGGACTGGAACGGCGACATCCTCTGGGAGTGGTCGTGCAACGAGCACTTTAACGAAATGGGCTTCCGCGAAGGCCCCAAAAACACCCTCTGCCGCAACCCCAACTACCGCCCCACCCAGCCCGAAGGCATGGGCGACTGGATGCACATCAACTCCATGTCCGTGCTTGGCCCCAACAAATGGTACGACGCCGGGGACGAGCGCTTCCACCCCGACAACATCATTGTGGACGGCCGGGAAACCAACATCATCTTCATCATCAGCAAAAAGACCGGCAAGATCACCTGGAAGATCGGGCCGGACTACGACACCACGCCGGAGCTTAAGGCCATCGGCTGGATCATCGGCCAGCACCACGCCCACATGGTGCCCCACGGCCTGCCCGGCGCGGGCAACATCCTTGTGTTCGACAACGGCGGCTGGGGCGGCTACGACGTGCCCAACCCCGGCGCGCCTACCGGCGTCAAAGCCGCCCTGCGCGACCACTCCCGCGTGCTGGAGATAGACCCCGTCAGCCTCAAAATCGTGTGGCAGTACACGCCCAAAGAAGCCGGCTTCCTGGAACCCATGGACAGCAGCCGCTTCTACAGCCCCTTTATCAGTGGCATGCAGCGCCTGCCCAACGGCAATACGCTGATCACCGAAGGCTCCGACGGCCGCGTGTTTGAGGTGACGGCGGATCACGAAATCGTCTGGGAATTCATTTCGCCTTACTGGGGCAAGCATGTGCCCATGAACATGACCTACCGCGCCTACCGCGTGCCCTACGAATGGGTGCCCCAGGCGCAAAAACCGGCTGAAACCCCCATTGCGCCCCTGGATGTGACCACCTTCCGCGTGCCCGGCGCCGCTGCCGCCGGCGACAGGGCCAAGGAAGTCAGCGTGGAAGGCTGCCAGCCCTACGAGGGCAGCAACGCCTTGTGCGTGGCCTCCGTGGAAGACCCCAAGGACTAA